The following coding sequences are from one Rathayibacter sp. SW19 window:
- the topA gene encoding type I DNA topoisomerase — protein MPGTQKLVIVESPTKVKSITQYLGDGYTVMASVGHIRDLIEPKALSPEQKKGGLGKFGVDIENGFKPYYVISEQKKKTVADLRRALKNADELLLATDEDREGEAIAWHLLEVLNPKVPVKRMVFHEITREAIQAARENTRDIDDDLVDAQETRRVLDRLYGYEVSPVLWRKVGPGLSAGRVQSPATRLVVDRERERLAFVAAGYWDLLAGFSPDENAAPFESRLARLNGERVASGRDFDDRGQLKSSATVLDEAAAQALADALREDSTHVAVSKVDSKPYSRRPAAPFTTSTLQQEAARKLRFSARQTMSVAQSLYENGYITYMRTDSPSLSKQATNAARSQAAKLYGPDTVPEKPRVYSGKSKNAQEAHEAIRPSGEVFRTPSEVSGALRGNDFKLYDLIWKRTVASQMADAKGQTASVAIEATVVGGVLDGSVAEFAASGTVITFRGFLQAYEEGKDEERNADAAAGDAKLPPLAVGQALAVTSVEAKGHETTPPPRYTEASLVKALEELGVGRPSTYAAILSTIVDRGYVTPRGQALVPNWVAFAVVRLLEEYFGDLIDYDFTAELEDDLDRIADGSARGADWLQGFYFGSDAHQGLRGVVDNLGEIDAREINSVRIDDEITLRIGKYGPYLEVVDPDAAPDAQPRRVNVPLELAPDELTPAKAHELINAPVATDRIIGVNPANGKNIVAKDGRFGPYVTELDPEAPDEVGAAGGAAAVGAGAAAVGAGSAVAGAGVSGAAVASEMVDAETGEIVEVPENAKKKKTAAKKAPAVKPRTASLFKSMELDAIDLDTALKLLDLPRTVGADPESGEEIQAQNGRYGPYLKKGADTRSLTSEDQIFDIDLQGALDLFAQPKYGARRASSALKEFEADPESGKPIRVKDGRFGPYVTDGVTNATIPRGETVEEVDFDRAVQLLADKRAKGPAKKPAAKKPAAGKKPAAKKPAAKKPAAKKPAAKAPAAANGATTRTITARSSAARAAAAKKPAAKTGVSTKAPAAQ, from the coding sequence GTGCCAGGCACGCAGAAGTTGGTGATCGTGGAGTCACCGACGAAGGTGAAATCGATCACTCAATACCTCGGAGACGGGTACACCGTGATGGCTTCGGTCGGGCACATCCGTGACCTGATCGAGCCCAAGGCACTTTCGCCCGAACAGAAGAAGGGCGGGCTCGGCAAGTTCGGCGTCGACATCGAGAACGGCTTCAAACCGTACTACGTCATTTCGGAGCAGAAGAAGAAGACCGTCGCAGACCTGCGGCGCGCACTCAAGAACGCGGACGAACTCCTACTCGCAACTGATGAGGACCGCGAAGGCGAAGCCATCGCCTGGCACCTGCTCGAGGTGCTCAACCCGAAGGTTCCCGTCAAGCGCATGGTCTTCCACGAGATCACCCGCGAAGCTATTCAAGCGGCGCGGGAAAACACGCGCGACATCGACGACGACCTGGTCGATGCTCAGGAGACGCGCCGCGTGCTCGACCGTCTCTACGGCTACGAAGTTTCACCCGTTCTCTGGCGCAAGGTCGGGCCCGGACTCTCGGCCGGCCGCGTGCAATCGCCGGCCACCCGACTGGTCGTCGACCGGGAGCGTGAGCGCCTGGCGTTCGTCGCCGCCGGATACTGGGACCTGCTTGCCGGGTTTTCGCCCGACGAGAATGCCGCGCCGTTCGAATCCCGGCTGGCGAGACTGAATGGCGAGCGTGTCGCATCCGGTCGTGACTTCGATGACCGCGGGCAGCTCAAGAGCTCCGCGACAGTGCTGGACGAGGCCGCGGCGCAGGCGCTCGCCGATGCATTGCGCGAAGACAGCACTCACGTCGCCGTGAGCAAAGTCGATTCCAAGCCCTATTCGCGGCGTCCGGCGGCACCGTTCACGACATCGACTCTGCAGCAGGAAGCCGCTCGCAAACTGCGGTTCTCCGCGCGGCAGACGATGAGTGTCGCGCAGTCGCTGTATGAAAACGGCTACATCACCTACATGCGCACCGACTCGCCGTCGCTGTCGAAGCAGGCGACGAATGCCGCCCGCTCGCAGGCCGCGAAACTGTACGGGCCCGACACCGTGCCGGAGAAGCCGCGCGTTTACAGCGGCAAGAGCAAGAATGCGCAGGAGGCACACGAGGCGATTCGGCCCTCCGGCGAGGTGTTCCGCACGCCGAGCGAGGTTTCGGGCGCGTTGCGTGGCAACGACTTCAAACTGTACGACCTGATCTGGAAGCGCACCGTCGCCTCGCAGATGGCCGACGCAAAGGGCCAGACGGCATCCGTCGCCATCGAGGCGACCGTGGTCGGCGGCGTGCTCGATGGCAGCGTCGCCGAATTCGCGGCGAGCGGAACCGTGATCACATTCCGCGGTTTCCTGCAGGCATATGAAGAGGGCAAGGACGAAGAACGCAATGCGGATGCCGCCGCCGGCGACGCAAAGCTGCCCCCGTTGGCCGTCGGCCAGGCGCTGGCCGTCACCAGTGTCGAAGCCAAGGGGCATGAGACCACCCCGCCGCCGCGCTACACCGAAGCCAGCCTGGTCAAGGCCCTTGAAGAGTTGGGCGTCGGCCGGCCGTCGACGTATGCGGCGATCCTCTCCACGATCGTCGACCGCGGCTATGTGACGCCGCGCGGCCAGGCGCTCGTGCCGAACTGGGTGGCATTCGCCGTTGTGCGCTTGCTCGAGGAGTATTTCGGCGACCTGATCGACTACGACTTCACGGCGGAGCTCGAGGACGACCTCGACCGCATTGCGGACGGTTCCGCACGCGGCGCCGACTGGCTACAAGGCTTCTACTTCGGCAGTGACGCCCACCAGGGCTTGCGCGGAGTCGTCGACAACCTCGGCGAGATCGACGCGCGCGAGATCAACTCGGTGCGCATCGACGATGAAATTACCCTGCGGATCGGCAAGTACGGGCCATATCTCGAGGTTGTCGATCCCGACGCAGCACCGGATGCCCAACCTCGCCGCGTGAATGTACCGCTCGAACTCGCGCCGGATGAGCTCACACCGGCCAAGGCCCACGAGCTCATCAACGCGCCGGTCGCCACTGATCGCATCATCGGCGTGAACCCGGCGAACGGCAAGAATATCGTCGCGAAGGACGGTCGGTTCGGGCCGTATGTGACCGAGCTCGATCCGGAAGCGCCGGACGAGGTGGGCGCTGCCGGCGGCGCTGCTGCAGTTGGTGCCGGGGCTGCCGCTGTTGGTGCTGGTTCTGCGGTTGCGGGCGCTGGTGTGTCTGGTGCCGCCGTCGCGAGCGAGATGGTCGATGCCGAGACCGGCGAGATCGTCGAGGTTCCGGAGAATGCGAAGAAAAAGAAGACTGCTGCGAAGAAGGCGCCGGCGGTCAAGCCGCGTACGGCATCCCTGTTCAAAAGCATGGAGCTGGATGCCATCGACTTGGACACGGCCCTCAAACTGCTCGACCTGCCGCGCACCGTCGGGGCGGATCCCGAGTCCGGCGAAGAGATCCAAGCGCAGAACGGTCGCTACGGCCCGTATCTGAAGAAGGGTGCAGACACCCGGTCGCTCACCAGTGAGGATCAGATCTTCGACATCGACCTGCAGGGTGCGCTCGACCTGTTCGCCCAGCCGAAGTATGGTGCCCGGCGCGCATCCAGTGCGCTCAAGGAATTCGAGGCCGACCCGGAGAGCGGCAAACCGATCCGAGTGAAAGACGGCCGTTTCGGGCCGTATGTCACGGACGGTGTGACCAACGCGACGATTCCGCGCGGCGAGACGGTTGAAGAGGTCGACTTCGACCGGGCGGTGCAACTGCTTGCGGACAAACGCGCAAAGGGCCCGGCGAAGAAACCGGCGGCGAAGAAGCCTGCCGCCGGTAAGAAACCCGCTGCGAAGAAACCGGCCGCGAAGAAACCGGCCGCGAAGAAGCCCGCGGCGAAGGCGCCGGCCGCCGCCAACGGGGCGACGACGCGCACAATCACCGCGCGCTCGAGTGCAGCCCGGGCTGCTGCCGCGAAAAAGCCTGCAGCCAAGACCGGGGTGTCGACGAAGGCGCCCGCGGCGCAGTGA
- a CDS encoding TetR family transcriptional regulator — protein MTMTADVAGTNAQTGPGLRERKRIATRRAIQRAALTLSKEHGFDRVTVDDISEQALVSPRTFFNYFPSKEAAVIGDMPMLPDTAAVDVFVTDGTDQTILDGIRDLLIDGVENSLGAEERDIHKLRRALLKDNPQLFTLRMAGMKQLEADLTAIVRRRLEHDDAALSAGERLDEEKLESQARLITLVAFAGIRHAWWCWADAGGTDALVSRLRDSFSELQALSLRNKSH, from the coding sequence ATGACGATGACGGCGGACGTTGCGGGCACCAACGCCCAGACAGGGCCCGGGCTGCGCGAACGCAAACGGATTGCGACACGGCGTGCGATTCAGCGCGCTGCGCTCACGCTGTCGAAAGAGCACGGCTTCGACCGGGTGACCGTCGACGACATCAGCGAGCAGGCACTCGTGTCACCGCGCACGTTCTTCAATTACTTCCCATCGAAGGAAGCCGCTGTGATCGGCGACATGCCGATGCTGCCTGACACTGCGGCTGTCGACGTGTTCGTGACGGACGGTACTGATCAGACGATCCTCGACGGCATCCGGGACCTGCTCATTGACGGTGTCGAGAACAGTCTCGGGGCGGAGGAGCGCGACATCCACAAGCTGCGCCGCGCACTGCTGAAGGACAACCCGCAGCTGTTCACCCTGCGCATGGCCGGAATGAAGCAGCTCGAGGCCGATCTGACGGCGATCGTGCGCCGCCGACTGGAACACGACGACGCTGCGCTGAGCGCAGGCGAACGGCTTGACGAGGAGAAGCTGGAATCTCAAGCGCGGCTGATCACGCTGGTCGCATTCGCGGGCATCCGTCACGCGTGGTGGTGCTGGGCGGATGCCGGCGGCACGGATGCGCTCGTCTCGCGGCTGCGCGACTCGTTCAGCGAGCTGCAGGCGCTGAGCCTTCGGAACAAATCGCACTGA
- a CDS encoding alpha/beta hydrolase encodes MPIRPHRSLRRRWTARPQHTHGRQHTHCPQHTHRPQHTHRPIARLAAAALAVSLVAVLGACSPLSFLPHNNSGSSMTSTPAAEQVPADLKQYYGQTITWTPCNKTMQCTSATAPLDWAHPTEGTIKLALIRQPAKGKKLGSLLVNPGGPGGSGYDFVKDSINYATDATLQANFDVVGFDPRGVGHSTAVKCYDAKQMDAYLYDITPGTPGSAPWIAAQTQSSVAFGEACKANTGALLSKVDTISAAKDLDLLRAVLGDKKLNYLGYSYGTYLGATYADLFPGKTGRLVLDGALDPAASNFEVTKVQSEGFESALRAYLKDCLANNKKCPFTGTVASGMTTIANLIASVQASPIRNSDGRELGANTLVTAIIYPLYDATAWSYLSDMFTSVMQGDASYAFQLADGYNGRNTTTGQYQDNSTEAFMAINCLDYTYNDDPAVMQAQAAQLAAAAPVIGPYMAYGDIGCANWPYTTTVKRGPIHADGSAPILVVGTTNDPATPYVWAQNLSKELRNGHLITYRGQGHTAYNKSNSCVNNAVDDFFVKGTVPKTDPMC; translated from the coding sequence GTGCCGATCCGCCCACACCGCAGCCTGCGACGTCGCTGGACCGCGCGCCCTCAGCACACGCACGGCCGCCAGCACACGCACTGCCCCCAGCACACGCACCGCCCCCAGCACACGCACCGCCCCATTGCGCGCCTCGCGGCTGCGGCGCTCGCCGTGTCACTGGTCGCCGTGCTCGGCGCGTGCTCGCCGCTGTCGTTCCTGCCGCACAACAATTCCGGTTCGAGCATGACCTCGACACCGGCTGCCGAGCAGGTTCCGGCCGATCTCAAGCAGTACTACGGCCAGACCATCACCTGGACGCCATGCAACAAGACCATGCAGTGCACGAGCGCGACCGCGCCGCTGGACTGGGCGCACCCCACCGAAGGAACCATCAAGTTGGCGCTCATCCGCCAGCCCGCAAAGGGCAAGAAGCTCGGCTCGCTCCTGGTGAATCCCGGAGGCCCTGGTGGTTCCGGTTACGACTTCGTCAAAGATTCGATCAACTACGCGACGGATGCCACGCTGCAAGCCAACTTCGACGTCGTCGGCTTCGACCCTCGCGGCGTTGGGCATTCGACCGCCGTGAAATGCTACGACGCGAAGCAGATGGATGCCTACCTGTACGACATCACGCCGGGCACCCCCGGCTCCGCACCGTGGATTGCTGCGCAGACGCAATCGTCGGTCGCATTTGGTGAGGCGTGCAAGGCGAACACGGGCGCACTGCTGTCGAAGGTAGACACCATCAGCGCGGCCAAAGACCTCGACCTGCTGCGCGCCGTTCTCGGTGACAAGAAGCTCAACTACCTCGGCTACTCGTACGGCACCTACCTCGGCGCGACCTATGCAGACTTGTTCCCCGGCAAGACCGGGCGACTCGTGCTCGACGGCGCCCTCGACCCGGCCGCGAGCAATTTCGAGGTCACCAAAGTGCAGTCCGAAGGCTTCGAGAGTGCCCTGCGCGCCTACCTCAAAGACTGTCTGGCCAACAACAAGAAGTGCCCGTTCACCGGCACGGTCGCATCCGGCATGACGACGATCGCCAATCTGATCGCGTCGGTGCAGGCCAGCCCGATCCGCAATTCGGATGGCCGTGAGCTCGGTGCGAACACGCTGGTCACCGCAATCATCTACCCCCTCTACGACGCGACGGCGTGGAGCTACCTGAGCGACATGTTCACCAGCGTGATGCAGGGTGACGCGTCGTATGCGTTCCAGCTGGCCGACGGCTACAACGGCCGCAACACCACCACCGGTCAGTATCAGGACAACTCCACCGAGGCGTTCATGGCCATCAACTGCCTGGACTACACCTACAACGACGACCCGGCCGTGATGCAGGCGCAGGCAGCCCAGCTGGCCGCCGCGGCACCGGTGATCGGACCGTACATGGCATACGGGGACATCGGATGCGCCAACTGGCCGTACACCACCACCGTGAAACGCGGCCCGATCCATGCCGACGGATCGGCGCCGATCCTTGTCGTCGGAACCACCAACGACCCGGCGACGCCGTATGTCTGGGCGCAGAACCTCTCCAAGGAACTGCGGAACGGGCACCTGATCACCTACCGCGGTCAGGGCCACACGGCGTACAACAAGTCGAATTCGTGCGTGAACAACGCGGTCGACGACTTCTTCGTGAAGGGGACGGTGCCGAAGACCGACCCGATGTGCTGA
- the tmk gene encoding dTMP kinase, whose translation MSDPIGQPSVRDRSGADAASGLFITLEGGDGSGKSTQATLLESWLVPQGYGVLRTREPGGTEVGLEVRELVLHHRGDIAPRAEALLYAADRAHHVETLVRPALARGQIVIQDRYLDSSIAYQGVGRALDPVEIRNLSLWAAGGLLPQLTILLDLDETVARSRLDSSRTRYDRLEAEKADFHARVRAAYLDLAAAEPERFLVLDAGQPVNALAATIRARVEPLLP comes from the coding sequence GTGAGCGATCCCATCGGGCAACCGTCGGTGCGTGATCGGAGCGGCGCGGACGCGGCATCCGGATTGTTTATCACGCTCGAGGGTGGCGACGGTTCCGGTAAGTCGACGCAGGCGACGCTGCTGGAGAGTTGGCTCGTGCCGCAGGGGTATGGCGTGCTGCGCACGCGCGAACCCGGCGGCACGGAGGTCGGCCTCGAGGTGCGCGAATTGGTGCTGCACCATCGCGGCGACATTGCGCCGCGCGCCGAGGCATTGCTGTACGCGGCGGATCGGGCCCATCATGTTGAGACTCTGGTGCGGCCGGCGCTCGCACGCGGCCAGATCGTGATTCAAGATCGGTATTTGGACTCCTCGATCGCATATCAAGGGGTCGGGCGGGCGCTGGACCCCGTCGAGATTCGCAATCTGTCGCTCTGGGCGGCCGGCGGTCTCCTACCGCAACTGACGATCCTGCTCGATCTGGACGAGACCGTCGCCCGAAGCCGGCTGGACTCGTCGCGGACCCGCTACGACCGGCTCGAGGCCGAAAAGGCCGATTTCCACGCGCGAGTGCGTGCCGCCTACCTCGACCTCGCAGCCGCAGAACCTGAGCGCTTCCTGGTTCTGGATGCCGGCCAACCTGTCAACGCGCTCGCCGCCACCATCCGCGCTCGCGTCGAACCGCTGCTGCCGTAG
- a CDS encoding DNA polymerase III subunit delta' yields the protein MAVWDELTGQADAIAVFKAAAAVPTVATPATPTATRAPGATPAPSAPSTPAPTAMTHSWLITGPPGSGRSNLAFAFATALLSDGTPRGDSVAHAQVGARTHPDLNVLGTTGVIIKRDDVREMVKLSHYSPSVSRYRVIVVEDADRMTEQTSNVLLKELEEPPERTVWILCAPSEADLLPTIRSRVRTVRLRVPDIADVAALLVSRDGVDPALAERAARHAQSHIGMARRLATSPDARERRDETLTLALGIRSVSDAVQAAARMLQIAGADAKALTEETDAAERESTLRSLGVAPGGTLPLALRAQLRQLEEDQKRRATRSLRDGIDRILVDLLSVYRDVMMLQLGSRSALVNSERFAELSALSEITAPADTLSVMDAIAQARTRIDGNVAPLLALEAMLISVVRKGT from the coding sequence ATGGCGGTTTGGGACGAGCTGACGGGGCAAGCCGACGCCATCGCGGTGTTCAAGGCCGCCGCCGCTGTTCCCACGGTCGCCACCCCTGCAACACCCACTGCCACCCGCGCGCCCGGCGCCACCCCCGCGCCCAGCGCCCCCAGCACCCCCGCCCCCACCGCCATGACGCACTCGTGGCTGATCACCGGTCCGCCGGGGTCGGGCCGGTCGAATCTCGCGTTCGCCTTCGCGACGGCCCTGCTCAGTGATGGAACGCCGCGGGGCGACTCAGTGGCGCATGCGCAGGTGGGGGCGCGCACGCATCCGGATCTGAATGTGCTCGGCACGACCGGCGTCATCATCAAGCGTGACGACGTGCGCGAGATGGTGAAGTTGTCGCACTATTCGCCGTCCGTGAGTCGCTATCGCGTAATCGTCGTCGAAGACGCTGACCGCATGACCGAGCAGACCTCGAACGTGCTGCTCAAAGAGCTGGAGGAACCGCCCGAACGTACCGTGTGGATCCTCTGCGCGCCGAGTGAGGCCGACCTGCTGCCGACCATCCGTTCCCGGGTGCGCACCGTGCGGCTGCGGGTGCCCGACATTGCGGATGTCGCGGCCCTGCTCGTCTCCCGCGACGGCGTCGACCCCGCACTTGCAGAACGCGCTGCGCGGCACGCGCAAAGCCACATCGGCATGGCCCGCCGCCTCGCGACCAGCCCAGACGCGCGCGAACGCCGCGACGAGACGCTGACGCTGGCCCTTGGCATCCGCAGCGTTTCGGATGCGGTGCAGGCCGCCGCCCGCATGCTGCAGATCGCCGGGGCCGACGCCAAAGCCCTCACCGAAGAAACGGATGCCGCCGAGCGCGAAAGCACGCTCCGCTCGCTCGGCGTCGCCCCGGGTGGCACACTGCCTCTTGCCTTGCGCGCGCAATTGCGGCAGCTCGAAGAGGACCAGAAGCGGCGAGCGACGCGCAGTCTGCGCGACGGGATCGACCGCATCCTGGTCGATCTGCTGTCCGTGTATCGCGATGTCATGATGCTGCAGCTCGGCAGCCGTAGCGCGCTGGTCAACAGTGAGCGTTTCGCCGAGCTGAGCGCGTTGAGCGAAATCACTGCACCCGCGGATACTCTTTCCGTCATGGATGCGATCGCACAGGCGCGTACACGCATCGACGGAAACGTCGCCCCGCTGCTTGCGCTGGAGGCCATGCTGATTTCCGTTGTCCGAAAGGGGACATAG
- a CDS encoding D-alanyl-D-alanine carboxypeptidase/D-alanyl-D-alanine-endopeptidase — MHETDPVPPRPGDGETGSDAVSPDAVSADAVSPDAVSADAVNPAVEALAADAPTELIAAPVASATRRRRLDPARRATFGGLLAAIRKHPRAWIIAGVTAGCVLIGGGTVALGALTGAAATPVAAAGPSSSATPTATPTPTRPVPTPVLAASKVRTCSVASLAQDARLGTLEAQVLNPTTGEVLFDRNGSTPAATASVMKILTAAAALSVLGPNYQVPTTVVKGSVPGQVVLVGGGDVTLSRTATGDSAFYTGAPHLDALAAQVKAAWAADPSNNGQPITSVVLDASLFGGPVWQPSWDEHEERVVEGSTSYITALQVDGDRDDPYAIESPRSTDPVGRAGAAFASDLGGNVNVSTGTAPAGAAQLGQVLSQPVTALLSQALSVSDNTIMEMLARLVAIKTGSGNTFAAENAGVLKGLASYGIDTTGITVVDGSGLSGDNRVPPSYLTRLMVKVLNRQDGLGVVYDSLPVSGQSGTLGPGYGRFTGDSSVARGAVNAKTGWINNGYTLAGVVHAQDGTALTFAVYALGNVQDNAKTAIDALVTGFFRCGNNLSNN, encoded by the coding sequence ATGCACGAAACCGACCCGGTCCCACCGCGCCCTGGCGACGGCGAAACGGGATCGGATGCCGTCAGTCCGGATGCAGTCAGTGCGGATGCCGTGAGTCCGGATGCAGTGAGTGCGGATGCAGTCAACCCGGCCGTGGAAGCTCTCGCGGCCGACGCTCCCACCGAGTTGATTGCAGCGCCTGTCGCATCCGCAACACGTCGAAGGCGGTTGGACCCGGCCCGGCGCGCGACGTTCGGCGGTCTGCTGGCGGCGATTCGCAAGCATCCGCGAGCGTGGATCATTGCAGGCGTGACCGCCGGATGCGTGCTGATCGGCGGCGGAACGGTGGCACTCGGGGCGCTGACCGGCGCAGCGGCAACGCCGGTGGCCGCGGCAGGCCCGAGCTCGTCGGCGACACCGACCGCAACACCCACGCCGACCCGCCCCGTGCCCACGCCGGTGTTGGCTGCGAGCAAGGTGCGCACCTGCTCGGTCGCGTCGCTCGCGCAGGATGCCCGACTCGGCACGCTGGAAGCCCAAGTACTCAACCCGACGACAGGCGAGGTGCTCTTCGACCGTAACGGGTCGACCCCGGCCGCTACGGCGAGCGTCATGAAGATCCTCACTGCTGCGGCCGCGCTCAGCGTGCTCGGCCCGAACTATCAAGTGCCGACCACGGTGGTCAAGGGGTCCGTGCCCGGGCAAGTCGTGCTGGTCGGCGGCGGCGACGTCACGCTCTCGCGTACCGCGACCGGCGATAGCGCGTTCTACACCGGCGCACCGCATCTGGATGCACTCGCCGCGCAGGTGAAGGCGGCGTGGGCGGCGGATCCGTCGAACAATGGCCAGCCGATCACATCCGTTGTTCTGGATGCGTCGCTGTTCGGCGGACCGGTCTGGCAACCGAGTTGGGATGAGCACGAGGAACGCGTCGTTGAAGGCAGCACGTCGTACATCACGGCGCTGCAGGTCGACGGCGACCGCGACGACCCGTACGCGATCGAATCACCACGCAGCACTGACCCAGTCGGCCGCGCCGGGGCCGCCTTCGCCAGCGATCTCGGCGGCAATGTCAATGTCAGCACCGGCACGGCGCCGGCGGGTGCAGCTCAACTCGGCCAGGTGCTCTCGCAACCGGTGACGGCACTGCTCAGCCAGGCCCTGTCGGTGTCGGACAACACGATCATGGAGATGCTGGCGCGGCTGGTGGCCATCAAGACCGGCTCCGGCAACACGTTCGCGGCGGAGAACGCGGGCGTTCTGAAGGGCCTTGCATCGTATGGAATCGACACGACCGGTATCACGGTCGTGGACGGGTCGGGTCTCAGCGGCGACAACCGGGTGCCGCCCTCATACCTGACCCGCCTCATGGTCAAGGTGCTGAACCGCCAAGACGGCCTCGGCGTCGTCTACGACTCGTTGCCGGTGTCAGGCCAATCCGGCACGCTCGGCCCCGGGTATGGCCGTTTCACCGGCGACAGTTCCGTTGCCCGCGGCGCCGTCAACGCCAAGACCGGCTGGATCAACAACGGGTACACGCTCGCCGGCGTTGTGCACGCGCAGGATGGCACCGCCCTGACCTTCGCCGTGTATGCGCTCGGCAACGTGCAGGACAACGCGAAGACCGCGATCGATGCCCTGGTGACGGGGTTCTTCCGCTGCGGCAACAACCTGTCGAACAACTGA
- a CDS encoding isochorismatase family protein codes for MSRALLIVDVQNDFTEGGALAVTGGAAVASGVTALLTGHPELYATVVASRDWHNPNDDNDGHFATDAAPDFATTWPPHCVAGTAGARYHPALDDKRIDVHVRKGQGIAAYSAYEGTTDDGEELHAVIARRGITDLDVVGIATDYCVRASALDAIAHGTRVRVLTDLIAGVANDTSAAALDELARAGAELTTSSKVG; via the coding sequence ATGTCTCGAGCGCTTCTGATCGTCGACGTGCAGAATGACTTCACGGAGGGCGGAGCCCTCGCCGTAACCGGCGGCGCGGCGGTCGCGAGCGGTGTGACGGCGCTGTTGACGGGGCATCCGGAGTTGTACGCCACAGTCGTCGCCTCGCGCGACTGGCACAATCCGAACGACGACAATGACGGACATTTTGCGACGGATGCCGCCCCCGACTTCGCGACGACCTGGCCGCCGCACTGCGTCGCAGGAACTGCGGGAGCGCGCTACCACCCAGCGCTCGACGACAAGCGAATCGACGTGCACGTGCGCAAGGGGCAGGGCATCGCAGCTTACTCCGCCTACGAAGGCACGACGGATGACGGCGAGGAATTGCATGCGGTGATCGCTCGGCGCGGCATCACCGACCTGGATGTTGTCGGCATCGCCACCGACTATTGTGTGCGCGCGTCGGCACTGGATGCGATCGCCCACGGCACTCGCGTGCGGGTCTTGACGGATCTGATCGCCGGCGTCGCGAATGACACGAGCGCGGCCGCGTTGGACGAACTGGCGCGGGCCGGTGCCGAACTTACCACGAGCTCGAAGGTCGGATGA
- a CDS encoding Gfo/Idh/MocA family protein, which produces MTNSLRWGILATGGIAHTFARDLTANGFRLQAVGSRSPQSANAFAAEFGIPTAHASYEALVADPDVDIVYVATPHPLHVANASLALNAGKHVLVEKPLTINALQAQQLADLAAEKHLLLLEAMWTRFLPHIARIDEIIAAGTLGRLLSFSAEHAQKLPDDPAHRINALELGGGALLDLGVYPISFAAHLFGEPESVRADARFRDTGADSAVATVFRYAGGGLATTFSASDTRGANRAVIEGADARIEIDAVWYAPTDFRVIANSGDVLETYESDVVGGKQFQAVEAERLIAQGLTASPLMRPDESVSIMRTLDEIRSQIGLVYPGE; this is translated from the coding sequence ATGACCAACAGTCTGCGGTGGGGAATCCTCGCCACGGGCGGGATCGCACACACATTCGCGCGCGATCTCACGGCCAACGGATTCCGTCTGCAGGCCGTCGGATCGCGTTCCCCGCAATCTGCCAATGCATTCGCCGCCGAATTCGGCATCCCGACCGCGCACGCGAGCTACGAGGCGCTCGTCGCGGATCCGGATGTCGACATCGTTTACGTGGCCACACCGCATCCGCTTCACGTTGCGAACGCGAGTTTGGCTCTGAATGCGGGCAAGCACGTGCTCGTGGAGAAGCCGCTCACGATCAATGCGCTTCAGGCGCAACAACTCGCCGACCTGGCCGCCGAGAAGCACCTGTTGCTGCTCGAAGCGATGTGGACCCGGTTTCTGCCGCACATCGCGCGCATTGACGAGATCATCGCAGCAGGCACGCTCGGCCGTCTGCTCTCCTTCTCTGCAGAGCACGCGCAGAAGTTGCCGGACGACCCCGCCCACCGCATCAACGCACTCGAGCTCGGCGGCGGCGCCCTGCTCGACCTCGGCGTCTACCCGATCTCGTTCGCAGCGCACCTGTTCGGCGAGCCGGAATCGGTTCGAGCGGATGCGCGCTTCCGCGACACCGGCGCGGACAGTGCGGTCGCAACCGTGTTCCGGTATGCGGGCGGAGGACTCGCCACCACGTTCTCCGCCAGCGACACGCGCGGCGCCAATCGAGCCGTAATCGAGGGTGCTGATGCTCGGATCGAGATCGACGCGGTGTGGTACGCGCCGACCGATTTCCGTGTGATCGCCAACTCGGGTGATGTGCTCGAAACCTATGAATCGGATGTCGTCGGCGGCAAGCAATTCCAGGCGGTGGAGGCCGAGCGACTGATCGCTCAAGGCTTGACCGCCAGCCCACTGATGCGGCCGGATGAGTCGGTGTCGATCATGCGCACGCTCGATGAGATCCGCAGCCAGATCGGGCTGGTCTACCCCGGCGAATAG